From Scatophagus argus isolate fScaArg1 chromosome 2, fScaArg1.pri, whole genome shotgun sequence, a single genomic window includes:
- the fbxo10 gene encoding F-box only protein 10 isoform X1 has protein sequence MEVGSLPVELWRVILAYLPLPDLGRCCQVCRAWRELILSLDNTRWRQLCLGCPECRHPNWPSQPHLEPPSWREALKQHALATRTWTQNGPELQSSACLLFFRRRKDRRVWHVGPGCEFETLRGALGVVGPYDRVVLHPGVYEEQAEVSLKVPVELVGLGRLGEVALLACIEQQCPTARLCNLVFMPPWFSTVVYKTSWGHVQLDNCNFEGAQLQVRGPGTCQARFCSFSQGSSAHLLGVVLSLLDSCDFSGSDTASVTVEGPPVSERNWACKHLAALARTFPSCSASVNNNSPPRGPLAGSTGGHQPPDANLKKEHVHIDYWQRRAGVDAVCQGTVIEDCWSDGDCSEGEDRDGGGTKNTKNPFTLDYKIPCDHHGLSHLLKPRQDGSLPLASSPDPPSVTPELLTFQQELDRDPEAQMLATSTLGCILRRCLFREGKGGVHLSNYGQARLEGNVFRGLNYAVRCIQNSTIVMLRNEVCECRASGVFLRLSAQGLIAENNIHSNGEAGLDIRKGANPIIVCNNIHSGLRSGVVVLGNGKGSIRSNQIYNNKEAGVYILFSGNPVVSGNHIFQGQAAGIAINENGRGMITENVIKENQWGGVDIRRGGDPILRNNHICYGYSDGVVVGERGRGLIEGNHVYCNKGCGVWVMSSSLPQLLRNYITHNCMYGLAVFCRKDPENIEAREGNWPGQEGIGGEGGSGERRGVEGEGREGQENLNEEGELFAWESDLDSEDERHSARRSISVALVESNCMNYNGAVGLYVKSSEPLNVFANLINNNHGNGIAVLQSSQLTRLVTNCILDNGRGGVMVEKDCRVELRGNGIYKNSGHGVSFSGNGQIVENDVVGNRGYGIQLSGSADIKVMRNRVQPAQGCGIAVLGPVKGVVHDNILFQGHPGNKKTLLHMEPGNESCVLRNNSVLRHNSCTSAPPWVLENPPPRPLASSPSGLSSSQYPSRLGISMTNRISATVESGCHSGSMFCSIL, from the exons ATGGAGGTGGGCAGCCTCCCTGTGGAGCTCTGGAGGGTTATCTTGGCCTACCTTCCTCTGCCTGACCTGGGCCGCTGCTGCCAGGTGTGCCGTGCCTGGCGGGAGCTCATCCTCTCTCTCGACAACACCCGCTGGAGACAACTCTGCTTGGGTTGCCCTGAGTGCCGGCATCCCAACTGGCCCAGTCAACCCCATCTAGAACCCCCATCCTGGAGAGAGGCCCTGAAGCAGCATGCCCTGGCCACCCGCACCTGGACTCAAAATGGACCAGAGCTCCAGTCCTCTGCCTGCCTCCTCTTTTTCCGTCGTCGAAAAGACCGCAGGGTTTGGCATGTGGGCCCTGGATGTGAGTTTGAGACCCTTCGCGGGGCTCTTGGGGTGGTAGGGCCATACGATCGCGTGGTTCTCCATCCAGGGGTGTATGAGGAGCAGGCTGAAGTTTCGCTGAAGGTGCCTGTGGAGCTGGTTGGGCTGGGACGACTGGGTGAGGTCGCCCTGCTGGCGTGCATAGAGCAGCAGTGCCCCACTGCCAGGCTGTGTAATCTGGTTTTCATGCCGCCCTGGTTCTCCACTGTGGTATATAAG ACATCATGGGGTCACGTCCAACTAGATAACTGCAACTTTGAGGGGGCTCAGTTGCAAGTCCGCGGTCCAGGAACTTGCCAGGCTCGCTTCTGCTCCTTCTCACAAGGCAGTTCTGCCCACTTGCTGGGTGTTGTCCTCAGTTTATTGGACAGCTGTGACTTCTCTGGAAGTGACACAGCTTCTGTGACTGTTGAAGGTCCTCCAGTTTCAGAAAGGAACTGGGCTTGCAAACACTTGGCTGCCCTGGCCAGGACGTTTCCCTCATGTAGCGCATCTGTAAACAACAACAGCCCTCCTAGAGGCCCTCTGGCTGGCTCCACTGGTGGGCATCAGCCTCCAGATGCCAATCTTAAAAAGGAGCATGTGCACATAGACTACTGGCAGAGGAGGGCTGGGGTAGATGCGGTGTGTCAGGGCACAGTGATTGAAGACTGCTGGAGTGATGGTGACTGCAGTGAGGGAGAGGACCGAGATGGAGGAGGAACTAAGAACACCAAAAACCCATTTACTTTGGATTACAAAATCCCATGTGACCATCATGGCCTATCCCATTTGCTCAAGCCGCGGCAAGATGGCTCTCTGCCACTGGCCTCCTCTCCGGATCCCCCATCTGTGACCCCTGAACTACTGACTTTTCAGCAGGAACTAGACAGGGACCCAGAGGCTCAAATGTTGGCAACATCCACCCTTGGCTGTATACTCAGACGTTGTCTCTTTAGGGAAGGAAAGGGTGGCGTGCATTTGTCTAATTACGGACAAGCTCGGCTGGAGGGCAATGTTTTCCGTGGCCTGAACTATGCTGTCCGCTGCATCCAGAACTCAACA ATAGTGATGCTGAGAAATGAGGTGTGTGAATGCCGTGCATCAGGTGTGTTCCTGCGCCTCTCTGCTCAGGGACTCATCGCAGAAAACAACATACACTCAAATGGGGAGGCGGGGCTGGACATAAGAAAAGGGGCCAACCCCATCATTGTG TGCAACAACATACACAGTGGTTTGCGCTCAGGGGTTGTTGTCCTTGGCAATGGAAAAGGTTCAATTCGAAGCAACCAGATCTATAACAACAAGGAAGCGGGCGTGTATATTCTGTTCAGTGGGAATCCTGTGGTCAG TGGGAATCACATTTTCCAGGGCCAGGCAGCAGGGATAGCTATAAACGAGAATGGCAGAGGGATGATAACAG AGAATGTAATCAAAGAGAACCAGTGGGGGGGTGTGGACATCCGTAGAGGAGGTGACCCCATCTTGAGGAATAACCACATCTGTTATGGCTACTCAGATGGCGTcgtggtgggagagagaggccGCGGACTTATTGAGGGAAACCATGTCTACT GTAACAAAGGCTGTGGTGTGTGGGTTATGTCATCCAGCCTCCCGCAGCTCCTGAGAAACTACATCACCCATAACTGTATGTATGGCCTGGCAGTGTTCTGCAGGAAGGACCCAGAGAATATCGAGGCCAGGGAGGGGAACTGGCCAGGGCAGGAAGGTATTGGTGGAGAAGGAGGTAGTGGGGAAAGGAGGGGGGTAGaaggagaagggagagaagggCAGGAGAACTTGAATGAAGAGGGGGAGCTGTTTGCATGGGAGAGCGATCTGGACAGCGAGGATGAGCGCCACTCTGCTCGTCGTTCCATCAGTGTGGCCCTCGTGGAGAGCAACTGCATGAACTACAATGGAG CAGTTGGACTGTATGTGAAGAGCAGTGAGCCCCTGAATGTTTTTGCTAACCTCATAAACAATAACCATGGCAACGGCATTGCTGTGCTGCAGAGCAGTCAGCTGACCCGACTCGTCACAAATTGCATTCTTGACAATGGACGAGGTGGCGTCATGGTGGAGAAAGACTGCCGAGTGGAGCTTCGAGGTAATGGTATCTATAAAAACAGTGGTCACGGTGTCAGTTTCAGTGGCAACGGGCAGATCGTGGAGAATGATGTGGTTGGAAACCGTGGTTACGGGATCCAGCTCTCTGGCAGCGCTGACATCAAG GTGATGCGCAATCGTGTCCAACCGGCACAGGGCTGTGGCATTGCTGTGCTAGGGCCAGTAAAAGGTGTTGTCCATGACAATATCTTATTTCAGGGCCAccctggaaataaaaaaacactgctaCATATGGAGCCTGGCAATGAGAGCTGTGTGTTGCGCAACAACAGTGTGCTAAGGCATAACAG CTGTACATCTGCACCTCCCTGGGTTTTAGAAAATCCTCCACCTCGTCCACTGGCCAGCTCCCCTTCTGGTCTGTCCTCGTCCCAGTATCCATCCAGACTTGGAATTTCCATGACGAACAGGATCAGCGCCACTGTTGAAAGCGGTTGTCACAGTGGCAGCATGTTCTGCTCCATCCTGTGA
- the fbxo10 gene encoding F-box only protein 10 isoform X2, which translates to MEVGSLPVELWRVILAYLPLPDLGRCCQVCRAWRELILSLDNTRWRQLCLGCPECRHPNWPSQPHLEPPSWREALKQHALATRTWTQNGPELQSSACLLFFRRRKDRRVWHVGPGCEFETLRGALGVVGPYDRVVLHPGVYEEQAEVSLKVPVELVGLGRLGEVALLACIEQQCPTARLCNLVFMPPWFSTVVYKTSWGHVQLDNCNFEGAQLQVRGPGTCQARFCSFSQGSSAHLLGVVLSLLDSCDFSGSDTASVTVEGPPVSERNWACKHLAALARTFPSCSASVNNNSPPRGPLAGSTGGHQPPDANLKKEHVHIDYWQRRAGVDAVCQGTVIEDCWSDGDCSEGEDRDGGGTKNTKNPFTLDYKIPCDHHGLSHLLKPRQDGSLPLASSPDPPSVTPELLTFQQELDRDPEAQMLATSTLGCILRRCLFREGKGGVHLSNYGQARLEGNVFRGLNYAVRCIQNSTIVMLRNEVCECRASGVFLRLSAQGLIAENNIHSNGEAGLDIRKGANPIIVCNNIHSGLRSGVVVLGNGKGSIRSNQIYNNKEAGVYILFSGNPVVSGNHIFQGQAAGIAINENGRGMITENVIKENQWGGVDIRRGGDPILRNNHICYGYSDGVVVGERGRGLIEGNHVYCNKGCGVWVMSSSLPQLLRNYITHNCMYGLAVFCRKDPENIEAREGNWPGQEGIGGEGGSGERRGVEGEGREGQENLNEEGELFAWESDLDSEDERHSARRSISVALVESNCMNYNGVGLYVKSSEPLNVFANLINNNHGNGIAVLQSSQLTRLVTNCILDNGRGGVMVEKDCRVELRGNGIYKNSGHGVSFSGNGQIVENDVVGNRGYGIQLSGSADIKVMRNRVQPAQGCGIAVLGPVKGVVHDNILFQGHPGNKKTLLHMEPGNESCVLRNNSVLRHNSCTSAPPWVLENPPPRPLASSPSGLSSSQYPSRLGISMTNRISATVESGCHSGSMFCSIL; encoded by the exons ATGGAGGTGGGCAGCCTCCCTGTGGAGCTCTGGAGGGTTATCTTGGCCTACCTTCCTCTGCCTGACCTGGGCCGCTGCTGCCAGGTGTGCCGTGCCTGGCGGGAGCTCATCCTCTCTCTCGACAACACCCGCTGGAGACAACTCTGCTTGGGTTGCCCTGAGTGCCGGCATCCCAACTGGCCCAGTCAACCCCATCTAGAACCCCCATCCTGGAGAGAGGCCCTGAAGCAGCATGCCCTGGCCACCCGCACCTGGACTCAAAATGGACCAGAGCTCCAGTCCTCTGCCTGCCTCCTCTTTTTCCGTCGTCGAAAAGACCGCAGGGTTTGGCATGTGGGCCCTGGATGTGAGTTTGAGACCCTTCGCGGGGCTCTTGGGGTGGTAGGGCCATACGATCGCGTGGTTCTCCATCCAGGGGTGTATGAGGAGCAGGCTGAAGTTTCGCTGAAGGTGCCTGTGGAGCTGGTTGGGCTGGGACGACTGGGTGAGGTCGCCCTGCTGGCGTGCATAGAGCAGCAGTGCCCCACTGCCAGGCTGTGTAATCTGGTTTTCATGCCGCCCTGGTTCTCCACTGTGGTATATAAG ACATCATGGGGTCACGTCCAACTAGATAACTGCAACTTTGAGGGGGCTCAGTTGCAAGTCCGCGGTCCAGGAACTTGCCAGGCTCGCTTCTGCTCCTTCTCACAAGGCAGTTCTGCCCACTTGCTGGGTGTTGTCCTCAGTTTATTGGACAGCTGTGACTTCTCTGGAAGTGACACAGCTTCTGTGACTGTTGAAGGTCCTCCAGTTTCAGAAAGGAACTGGGCTTGCAAACACTTGGCTGCCCTGGCCAGGACGTTTCCCTCATGTAGCGCATCTGTAAACAACAACAGCCCTCCTAGAGGCCCTCTGGCTGGCTCCACTGGTGGGCATCAGCCTCCAGATGCCAATCTTAAAAAGGAGCATGTGCACATAGACTACTGGCAGAGGAGGGCTGGGGTAGATGCGGTGTGTCAGGGCACAGTGATTGAAGACTGCTGGAGTGATGGTGACTGCAGTGAGGGAGAGGACCGAGATGGAGGAGGAACTAAGAACACCAAAAACCCATTTACTTTGGATTACAAAATCCCATGTGACCATCATGGCCTATCCCATTTGCTCAAGCCGCGGCAAGATGGCTCTCTGCCACTGGCCTCCTCTCCGGATCCCCCATCTGTGACCCCTGAACTACTGACTTTTCAGCAGGAACTAGACAGGGACCCAGAGGCTCAAATGTTGGCAACATCCACCCTTGGCTGTATACTCAGACGTTGTCTCTTTAGGGAAGGAAAGGGTGGCGTGCATTTGTCTAATTACGGACAAGCTCGGCTGGAGGGCAATGTTTTCCGTGGCCTGAACTATGCTGTCCGCTGCATCCAGAACTCAACA ATAGTGATGCTGAGAAATGAGGTGTGTGAATGCCGTGCATCAGGTGTGTTCCTGCGCCTCTCTGCTCAGGGACTCATCGCAGAAAACAACATACACTCAAATGGGGAGGCGGGGCTGGACATAAGAAAAGGGGCCAACCCCATCATTGTG TGCAACAACATACACAGTGGTTTGCGCTCAGGGGTTGTTGTCCTTGGCAATGGAAAAGGTTCAATTCGAAGCAACCAGATCTATAACAACAAGGAAGCGGGCGTGTATATTCTGTTCAGTGGGAATCCTGTGGTCAG TGGGAATCACATTTTCCAGGGCCAGGCAGCAGGGATAGCTATAAACGAGAATGGCAGAGGGATGATAACAG AGAATGTAATCAAAGAGAACCAGTGGGGGGGTGTGGACATCCGTAGAGGAGGTGACCCCATCTTGAGGAATAACCACATCTGTTATGGCTACTCAGATGGCGTcgtggtgggagagagaggccGCGGACTTATTGAGGGAAACCATGTCTACT GTAACAAAGGCTGTGGTGTGTGGGTTATGTCATCCAGCCTCCCGCAGCTCCTGAGAAACTACATCACCCATAACTGTATGTATGGCCTGGCAGTGTTCTGCAGGAAGGACCCAGAGAATATCGAGGCCAGGGAGGGGAACTGGCCAGGGCAGGAAGGTATTGGTGGAGAAGGAGGTAGTGGGGAAAGGAGGGGGGTAGaaggagaagggagagaagggCAGGAGAACTTGAATGAAGAGGGGGAGCTGTTTGCATGGGAGAGCGATCTGGACAGCGAGGATGAGCGCCACTCTGCTCGTCGTTCCATCAGTGTGGCCCTCGTGGAGAGCAACTGCATGAACTACAATGGAG TTGGACTGTATGTGAAGAGCAGTGAGCCCCTGAATGTTTTTGCTAACCTCATAAACAATAACCATGGCAACGGCATTGCTGTGCTGCAGAGCAGTCAGCTGACCCGACTCGTCACAAATTGCATTCTTGACAATGGACGAGGTGGCGTCATGGTGGAGAAAGACTGCCGAGTGGAGCTTCGAGGTAATGGTATCTATAAAAACAGTGGTCACGGTGTCAGTTTCAGTGGCAACGGGCAGATCGTGGAGAATGATGTGGTTGGAAACCGTGGTTACGGGATCCAGCTCTCTGGCAGCGCTGACATCAAG GTGATGCGCAATCGTGTCCAACCGGCACAGGGCTGTGGCATTGCTGTGCTAGGGCCAGTAAAAGGTGTTGTCCATGACAATATCTTATTTCAGGGCCAccctggaaataaaaaaacactgctaCATATGGAGCCTGGCAATGAGAGCTGTGTGTTGCGCAACAACAGTGTGCTAAGGCATAACAG CTGTACATCTGCACCTCCCTGGGTTTTAGAAAATCCTCCACCTCGTCCACTGGCCAGCTCCCCTTCTGGTCTGTCCTCGTCCCAGTATCCATCCAGACTTGGAATTTCCATGACGAACAGGATCAGCGCCACTGTTGAAAGCGGTTGTCACAGTGGCAGCATGTTCTGCTCCATCCTGTGA
- the polr1e gene encoding DNA-directed RNA polymerase I subunit RPA49: MASSCSLVCCGEERDTDKAVIVQFSNGSITNADKLDFRMYKNTDESNPRKKNRRILVAESDRLSYVGSNFGPSSLKCNNLCNYYVGVLNKQTMQMEVHSAQLFNMQPVIPGETTETTDPQDATQTYRDKVDSLIEAFGTNKQKRALTSRRLNQVGSDTLHQAVAKAANTVIDQKGLEALQQEVAETESQGDLALHLPPCHADADKPENVYLFDDLLSPAEFGALEQAGSKMAALTSEELQKMRDDGGCLCVMKLLESIPTVGEEMRDKTSRCAFYLSLLLKLARQKSITRKFGQEEGCPRIIQSKLFRTFTVDTFNNGRVQNMVSSSMRAKLAAHSLALLLHVSHMTANLTLLHRDLGITEARMTEVAKSMGLTLIRPLRGKAVEAGVQDEHRLASLVLPLVKYDQFIERRKRKKMH; this comes from the exons ATGGCTTCCTCCTGCTCGTTGGTGTGttgtggagaggagagggacacCGATAAAGCTGTTATTG TCCAATTTTCAAATGGCAGCATCACAAATGCAGACAAACTGGATTTCAGGATGTACAAGAATACAGATGAGAGTAATCCCAGGAAAAAGAATCGGCGGATTTTG GTTGCTGAATCGGACAGACTGTCTTATGTTGGAAGTAATTTTGGACCAAGTTCCTTGAAATGCAACAACCTTTGCAA CTATTATGTAGGAGTGTTGAACAAGCAGACCATGCAAATGGAGGTGCACAGTGCTCAACTTTTCAACATGCAACCTGTTATACCAG GAGAAACAACAGAGACCACAGATCCCCAGGACGCAACGCAGACCTACAGAGACAAG GTTGACTCTTTGATTGAGGCATTTGGCAccaacaaacagaagagagcTCTGACCTCCCGCAGGCTGAATCAGGTGGGCAGTGATACCCTGCATCAAGCTGTGGCTAAGGCTGCCAACACTGTGATTGACCAGAAGGGTCTGGAAG CTCTACAACAGGAAGTGGCTGAGACCGAGTCCCAGGGGGACCTGGCTCTCCACCTGCCTCCCTGCCATGCAGATGCTGACAAACCTGAAAACGTCTACCTATTTGACGATC TCCTGAGTCCAGCAGAGTTTGGGGCTTTAGAGCAGGCTGGttccaagatggcagcactcacctctgaggagctgcagaagaTGAGAGATGATGGAGG gtGCCTCTGTGTTATGAAGCTCCTAGAGAGTATTCCAACTGTGGGTGAAGAGATGAGAGATAAAACGTCACGCTGTGCCTTTTACCTTTCACTGCTACTCAAACTGGCACGACAGAAAAGCATCACCCGCAAGT TTGGGCAGGAGGAAGGCTGTCCTCGCATCATTCAGAGCAAACTGTTCAGAACATTCACTGTGGACACTTTCAACAATGGCAG GGTCCAGAACATGGTGTCTTCATCAATGCGTGCTAAATTAGCTGCACACTCCCTGGCCCTGCTTCTGCATGTGAGTCACATGACTGCTAACCTCACACTACTGCACCGTGACCTGGGAATCACTGAGGCCAG GATGACTGAAGTAGCCAAGTCAATGGGACTGACTCTAATTAGACCTCTAAGGGGGAAGGCTGTCGAGGCTGGAGTGCAAGACGAACACAGACTGGCCTCTCTCGTTCTCCCGCTGGTCAAATACGATCAGTTCATTGAGCGACGGAAACGCAAGAAAATGCactga
- the LOC124072062 gene encoding zinc finger and BTB domain-containing protein 5, translating to MDFPGHFEQIFQQLNYQRVHGQLWDCVIVVGSRHFKAHRSVLAACSTHFRALFTVAEGDASMNMIQLDSEVVTAEAFAALVDMMYTSTLMLGESNVMDILLAASHLHLNNVVKACKHYLTTRTLPMSPSSDRPNHHHRQQEQQRHRQQQVADLSVNPTLAANANLTENAATSKLQRSFLLQQLGLSLVSSALGGMEEEGAGNVVSRGVVEQRASFPIRRFHKRKPSMALSEERARQRQRPSAPNLGMLGEGGVSAERGEGALLSPDSHKMGDESKLDGTITGQVGVSQDDPQMPSQSDSGHCGGGDLGRMQGGVSKKEDMEDQEQHDNRAAVKIKSGTEEEEAEEQKVVVKQEPLSSPEPTDEISDVTSQAEGSDPAEPGGQEEEEKAELSPESSDRSFTSEPQPSSDSLLQPSSQLLLKSSMGGGAGGGGGFGCNNGLSSKPGFSISSFLGPKDFGGGGTGLVAGEDDLPNTTTGDTVAHHFLLRQEAAGPSGSTSSSLLQSGPLGEGHNSFGDSLQADSLFLRPLHDGLENPRENTGSGSAGRVGVYPFGLDFQRSSLGLHSLGRPSRGAGEASATLGFPAYRRIAPKMATGMGGDEGVNSVLQDAASSSSSLASPLLLNKCGEYEMNSGRPTSLPPQLTRASADVLSKCKKALSEHNVLVVEGARKYACKICCKTFLTLTDCKKHIRVHTGEKPYACLKCGKRFSQSSHLYKHSKTTCLRWQNSNMPSALL from the exons ATGGATTTCCCGGGCCACTTTGAACAGATCTTCCAGCAGCTCAACTATCAGCGTGTCCACGGTCAGCTGTGGGACTGTGTCATTGTAGTGGGCagcagacacttcaaagcccaCCGCTCGGTGCTGGCAGCTTGCAGCACCCACTTCAGAGCCCTGTTTACTGTTGCAGAGGGAGATGCAAGCATGAATATGATCCAGCTGGACAGCGAG GTGGTGACCGCTGAAGCTTTTGCTGCTCTGGTGGACATGATGTACACCTCTACACTGATGCTGGGGGAGAGCAACGTCATGGATATTCTCCTTGCAGCCTCACATCTGCACCTCAACAATGTGGTCAAAGCCTGCAAGCACTACCTGACCACGCGCACACTGCCCATGTCCCCCTCATCTGACAGACCCAACCATCACCACCgtcagcaggagcagcagaggcaCAGGCAGCAGCAAGTAGCAGATTTATCAGTAAATCCTACTCTAGCGGCTAATGCTAACCTCACAGAAAATGCTGCCACATCAAAGTTGCAGCGCTccttcctcctgcagcagctgggcCTTAGCTTGGTGAGCTCTGCTTTGGGTggaatggaggaggagggtgcTGGAAATGTAGTCAGCAGGGGAGTCGTTGAACAGAGAGCCTCCTTTCCAATCCGACGCTTCCACAAACGCAAGCCTTCAATGGCCCTGTCAGAGGAGAGAGCCAGGCAGAGGCAGCGTCCCTCCGCCCCAAACCTGGGGATGTTAGGAGAAGGTGGGGTGAGCGCAGAGCGAGGGGAAGGAGCACTACTCTCCCCTGACTCCCACAAGATGGGGGATGAATCCAAATTGGACGGCACAATCACTGGCCAAGTAGGGGTGTCTCAAGATGATCCTCAGATGCCCAGCCAGTCGGACAGTGGACATTGTGGGGGGGGTGACTTGGGGAGAATGCAGGGAGGGGTGAGCAAGAAGGAGGACATGGAAGACCAGGAGCAACATGACAACAGAGCAGCGGTGAAGATCAAAtcagggacagaggaggaggaggccgaAGAGCAGAAG GTGGTGGTTAAACAAGAGCCGTTAAGCTCCCCAGAGCCAACTGATGAAATCAGTGACGTGACATCGCAGGCTGAAGGCAGCGACCCAGCTGAGCCTGGAGgccaagaggaggaagagaaggcgGAGCTGAGCCCAGAGAGCAGCGACCGCAGCTTCACCTCTGAACCCCAACCCAGTTCTGACTCTCTGCTGCAGCCCAGCTCACAGCTTCTCCTCAAGAGCAGCATgggaggaggtgctggaggaggaggaggttttggGTGTAATAACGGACTGAGTAGCAAACCTGGTTTTAGTATTTCTAGCTTCCTCGGCCCTAAGGATTTTGGAGGTGGTGGGACAGGCTTGGTTGCTGGAGAGGATGACCTCCCCAACACAACAACTGGCGATACAGTAGCACATCACTTCCTGCTtagacaggaagctgctgggCCATCTggctccacctcttcctcccttctgcAGTCAGGTCCGCTTGGTGAGGGTCACAATAGTTTTGGTGACAGCTTACAAGCCGATTCTCTATTCCTCCGCCCTCTTCATGATGGTCTGGAGAACCCTagagaaaatacaggaagtggtaGTGCAGGGCGTGTAGGAGTTTATCCCTTTGGTTTAGACTTTCAGCGCTCTAGTTTGGGCCTTCATTCCCTAGGGCGACCCTCACGAGGGGCTGGGGAAGCGTCTGCTACTCTGGGCTTTCCAGCTTATAGACGTATCGCTCCAAAGATGGCCACCGGCAtgggaggagatgaaggagtAAACAGTGTTCTCCAGGATGCCGCCTCATCCTCCTCAAGTTTGGCAAGTCCTCTTCTTCTAAACAAGTGTGGCGAGTATGAGATGAACAGTGGCAGGCCCACCTCCCTGCCCCCTCAGCTGACCCGAGCTTCAGCCGATGTCCTGTCCAAGTGCAAGAAGGCTTTGTCGGAGCATAACGTGTTGGTGGTCGAGGGAGCCCGCAAGTACGCTTGTAAAATCTGCTGCAAAACCTTCCTCACCCTGACTGACTGCAAGAAACACATCCGAGTCCACACAGGAGAAAAACCCTACGCATGTCTCAAGTGTGGGAAGCGCTTCAGCCAGTCCTCCCACCTATACAAGCATTCCAAGACGACCTGTCTGCGCTGGCAGAACAGTAACATGCCCAGTGCCCTGCTGTAG
- the grhprb gene encoding glyoxylate reductase/hydroxypyruvate reductase b: MWCSRSALCRLQRFAVTPLNITGGLTSSMQREMSTLPRVYVTRQIPPEGLKILRESGQVQFDIWDSDDTPVPRKELLQKVKGVDGLLCVLTEKIDAELLDAAGPNLKVLSTMSVGFDHLSLEELKRRGIRVGYTPDVLTDAVAELTVALLLTTSRRLIEATHEAKTGGWGTWRTLWLCGYELANSTVGILGLGRIGVAIAERLAPFKVKKFIYTDVAPRPELASAINAEYVSFDELAKQSDFLTVCCALTPETKEICNKNLFSKMKNTSIFINTSRGGVVNQEDLYEALSTGQIAAAGLDVTVPEPLPITHPLFTLKNCVILPHIASASYTTRNAMSALAANNLLLGLRGEPMIKGLKL; this comes from the exons ATGTGGTGCAGTCGTTCAGCACTGTGTCGGCTCCAGCGGTTTGCTGTCACCCCATTGAATATCACTGGAGGTCTAACAAGCAGCATGCAGAGGGAGATGTCAACTTTGCCACGGGTCTATGTCACCCGACAGATCCCACCCGAGGGCCTGAAGATCCTCCGTGAATCTGGACA GGTGCAGTTTGACATATGGGATTCAGATGACACCCCCGTGCCCAGGAAGGAACTGCTTCAGAAGGTCAAAGGTGTTGATGGTCTACTCTGCGTGTTAACAGAGAAGATCGATGCAGAGTTGTTGGATGCTGCAG GTCCAAACCTGAAGGTTCTCAGTACCATGTCAGTGGGTTTTGACCATCTCTCTTTGGAAGAGCTGAAGAGAAG AGGGATCCGTGTGGGTTACACCCCTGATGTTCTGACAGATGCTGTGGCTGAGCTGACTGTGGCTCTGCTGCTCACTACCTCCAGAAGGCTCATAGAGGCCACACACGAAGCCAAGAC CGGTGGATGGGGAACGTGGAGAACTCTGTGGCTGTGTGGATATGAGTTGGCCAACAGCACTGTGGGTATCCTTGGGCTGGGGAGGATTG GTGTGGCTATTGCTGAGCGTCTGGCACCTTTCAAAGTAAAGAAGTTCATCTACACAGACGTGGCCCCCAGGCCTGAGCTGGCCAGTGCCATCAATGCAGAGTATG TCTCTTTCGATGAGCTGGCAAAGCAGTCAGATTTCCTAACCGTGTGCTGCGCTTTGACACCGGAAACAAAGGAGATCTGCAACAAGAACCTCTTCTCCAAGATGAAAAATACCTCCATCTTTATCAACACAAGCCG agGTGGTGTGGTAAACCAGGAAGACCTGTATGAGGCTCTGTCCACTGGGCAGATTGCAGCGGCTGGGTTAGATGTCACTGTTCCTGAGCCACTGCCTATAACCCACCCGCTCTTTACCCTCAAGAACTGTG TGATTCTCCCACATATTGCTAGTGCCTCCTACACCACTCGTAACGCCATGTCTGCCCTGGCAGCAAACAACCTCCTCCTCGGTCTGCGGGGGGAACCGATGATCAAAGGGCTCAAACTGTAA